A region of Natribaculum luteum DNA encodes the following proteins:
- the leuS gene encoding leucine--tRNA ligase, with amino-acid sequence MSYDPQELEAEWRDRWAESGRYEADPDERDDATFVTVPYPYPSGGMHIGHARTYTVPDVYARYRRQQGDNVLFPIAWHVTGTPIIGAVERLKKGEEEQLSVLRDTYNVPEETLEDLETPMGFARHFIEEHYKKGMRQLGLSIDWRREFTTNDERYSKFITWQYESLRERGLLEKGLHPVNYCTNEQQPVTTHDLLEGEDAEFQEYTLIKFSDGETVYPMATLRPETVRGVTNAYVDPEAEYARAVVDGEEWVVSVEATEKFDLQARDVEVVETFEGTELVGERVTNPVTDEEIVVVPADFVDTDNATGVVMSVPAHSPDDWVALEEAKARADDLAEFGVDPDEVRAIEPRAILTIEGYGEYPARDAVSDHDVDSSSDPALEEATQELYNREFHQGELIEEYGEFAGEVIEDVRDELKAHYQQRGAFDVMYDFAEEVVCRCGGDVEVAEQETWFLRYNDEEWREKTHRAVDRLDAIPENTREQYDHTIEWLEEWPCIRNYGLGTRLPWDDEFVIEPLSDSTIYMSYYTIAHRLQDVPPEEMDRAFFDTLFYGTDAVDDPNERALELREEWDYWYPVDYRCSGNDLISNHLTFFLYHHAELFSEPKWPEGITVMGMGLLEGEKMSSSKGHVVLPDEAISEYGADTVRFFLLNSSEPWQDYDWRAEEVGATRDQLERFWNRAVEIIDGPEGERELERVDRWLLANLQETVREATAAMDRFETRKASQTAFYRFEEFLKWYRRRADLERPGARWTLRTVLETRLRLLAPFVPFMANELHERLTGEPAEDVPWPEPVPEFDDPAVIAEEDLVEDLVEDVRDIVDVTDTDPETIRVYAAADWKRDVFETVVDVGPNQGQVMGEVMQDEQLREKGDAVNQLVGDLVSFVRERDEESLETLAEIDEMTVYEDAASFLADEFDADVEVYAEDGDPVDPADKARHAQPFRPAIHLE; translated from the coding sequence ATGAGTTACGACCCGCAGGAACTCGAGGCCGAGTGGCGCGACCGCTGGGCCGAGTCGGGGCGGTACGAGGCCGACCCCGACGAGCGAGACGACGCGACGTTCGTGACGGTGCCTTACCCATATCCGAGCGGTGGGATGCACATCGGCCACGCCCGCACGTACACCGTTCCCGACGTCTACGCACGATATCGCCGCCAGCAGGGCGACAACGTCCTCTTCCCGATCGCCTGGCACGTCACCGGAACGCCGATCATCGGCGCGGTCGAGCGGTTAAAGAAAGGCGAGGAAGAACAGCTCTCGGTCCTGCGAGACACCTACAACGTCCCCGAGGAGACCCTGGAGGACCTCGAGACGCCGATGGGCTTCGCCCGTCACTTCATCGAGGAACACTACAAGAAGGGGATGCGCCAGCTGGGACTGTCGATCGACTGGCGACGAGAGTTTACGACCAACGACGAACGGTACTCGAAGTTCATCACCTGGCAGTACGAGAGCTTACGAGAGCGCGGACTGCTCGAGAAGGGACTGCACCCGGTCAACTACTGTACCAACGAGCAACAGCCTGTCACGACCCACGACCTGCTCGAGGGCGAAGACGCGGAGTTCCAGGAGTACACGCTGATCAAGTTCAGCGACGGCGAGACGGTCTACCCGATGGCGACGCTGCGCCCCGAGACGGTCCGAGGTGTCACCAACGCCTACGTCGACCCCGAGGCGGAGTACGCCCGCGCGGTCGTCGATGGCGAGGAGTGGGTCGTCTCCGTCGAGGCGACCGAGAAGTTCGACCTGCAGGCTCGCGACGTCGAGGTCGTCGAAACGTTCGAGGGAACGGAACTGGTCGGTGAGCGCGTCACGAACCCCGTCACCGACGAGGAGATCGTCGTCGTCCCCGCCGACTTCGTGGACACCGACAACGCGACGGGCGTCGTCATGTCCGTGCCCGCCCACTCGCCCGACGACTGGGTCGCACTCGAGGAGGCGAAAGCGCGCGCCGACGACCTGGCCGAATTCGGCGTCGATCCCGACGAGGTGCGGGCGATCGAGCCCCGCGCGATCCTCACCATCGAGGGCTACGGCGAGTACCCCGCGAGAGACGCCGTCTCCGACCACGACGTCGACTCCTCGAGCGACCCCGCACTCGAGGAGGCGACCCAGGAGCTGTACAACCGCGAGTTCCACCAGGGCGAGTTGATCGAGGAGTACGGCGAGTTCGCCGGCGAGGTGATCGAGGACGTCCGCGACGAACTCAAGGCCCACTACCAGCAACGGGGCGCGTTCGACGTGATGTACGACTTCGCCGAGGAGGTCGTCTGTCGCTGCGGTGGCGACGTCGAGGTCGCCGAACAGGAGACGTGGTTCCTGCGGTACAACGACGAGGAGTGGCGCGAGAAGACTCACCGCGCCGTCGACCGGCTCGACGCCATCCCCGAGAACACCCGCGAGCAGTACGACCACACCATCGAGTGGCTCGAGGAGTGGCCCTGCATCCGCAACTACGGGCTGGGAACGCGCCTGCCGTGGGACGACGAGTTCGTCATCGAGCCCCTCTCGGACTCGACGATCTACATGTCCTACTACACCATCGCCCACCGGCTGCAGGACGTCCCGCCGGAGGAGATGGACCGGGCGTTCTTCGACACGCTGTTCTACGGCACGGACGCCGTGGACGACCCGAACGAGCGCGCACTCGAGTTGCGCGAGGAGTGGGACTACTGGTACCCCGTCGACTATCGGTGTTCGGGCAACGACCTGATCTCGAACCACCTCACGTTCTTCCTCTACCACCACGCCGAACTCTTCTCCGAGCCGAAGTGGCCCGAGGGGATCACCGTCATGGGTATGGGGCTGCTCGAGGGCGAGAAGATGAGCTCCTCGAAGGGCCACGTCGTCCTGCCCGACGAGGCCATCTCGGAGTACGGCGCGGACACCGTCCGCTTTTTCCTGCTCAACAGCTCCGAGCCGTGGCAGGACTACGACTGGCGCGCCGAAGAAGTAGGCGCGACTCGCGACCAGCTAGAGCGGTTCTGGAACCGCGCGGTCGAGATCATCGACGGACCGGAAGGCGAACGCGAGCTAGAACGGGTCGACCGCTGGCTGCTCGCGAACCTCCAGGAGACTGTCCGGGAGGCGACGGCGGCGATGGACCGCTTCGAGACCCGGAAGGCGAGCCAGACCGCGTTCTACCGGTTCGAGGAGTTCCTGAAGTGGTACCGACGACGCGCCGACCTCGAGCGCCCCGGCGCGCGCTGGACCCTGCGGACGGTCCTCGAGACGCGGCTGCGCCTGCTGGCCCCGTTCGTGCCGTTCATGGCGAACGAACTCCACGAGCGGCTGACGGGCGAGCCCGCCGAGGACGTCCCGTGGCCCGAGCCGGTCCCCGAGTTCGACGATCCGGCCGTGATCGCCGAGGAGGACCTCGTCGAGGACCTCGTCGAGGACGTTCGCGACATCGTCGACGTGACCGACACCGATCCCGAGACGATCCGGGTCTACGCGGCCGCCGACTGGAAGCGCGACGTCTTCGAGACGGTCGTCGACGTCGGCCCGAATCAGGGACAGGTGATGGGCGAGGTCATGCAAGACGAACAGCTGCGCGAGAAAGGCGACGCCGTCAACCAGCTCGTCGGCGACCTCGTCTCGTTCGTCCGCGAACGCGACGAGGAGAGCCTGGAGACGCTCGCGGAGATCGACGAGATGACGGTGTACGAAGACGCCGCCTCGTTCCTCGCCGACGAGTTCGACGCCGACGTCGAGGTCTACGCCGAGGACGGCGACCCAGTCGACCCCGCCGACAAGGCCCGTCACGCCCAGCCGTTCCGTCCGGCGATCCACCTCGAGTAG
- a CDS encoding DUF7344 domain-containing protein: MSSDTGSTIDVEEPSRSVAPELPRLFDALSDARRCLVLAALRSTDGPIAETELASRVLEYERGTSIGEGCSEPRQVHVTLRHRHLPKLEEYGVVDRGAVFEEAYGVLESGCAVLDE; this comes from the coding sequence ATGAGTAGTGACACCGGGTCGACGATCGACGTTGAAGAGCCCAGCAGATCAGTCGCACCAGAACTCCCCCGCCTCTTCGACGCCCTCTCCGACGCTCGCCGTTGTCTCGTCCTGGCGGCGTTGCGATCGACAGACGGACCGATCGCCGAAACGGAACTCGCGAGTCGCGTCCTCGAGTACGAACGGGGGACGTCGATCGGGGAAGGGTGCAGCGAGCCCCGGCAGGTGCACGTGACGCTCCGCCACCGCCACCTGCCGAAACTCGAGGAGTACGGCGTCGTCGACCGTGGAGCGGTCTTCGAGGAAGCCTACGGCGTCCTCGAGAGCGGGTGTGCTGTGCTCGACGAGTGA
- a CDS encoding Hsp20/alpha crystallin family protein, with protein MRRNPFEELEEVLDRVSRQVEEGMTRGTGLPVPGDVDVDVADADDEYVVTADLPGYDTDDIELTLSEGSLRLEATREEADEYEGGRYIRRERTQRSVSRRIRLPEPVAEDEVSASYQNGVLTVRLPKEAGGEDATQIDID; from the coding sequence ATGCGACGCAATCCGTTCGAGGAACTCGAGGAAGTGCTCGACCGCGTCAGTCGCCAGGTCGAAGAGGGGATGACTCGCGGAACCGGCCTCCCGGTTCCAGGCGACGTCGACGTCGACGTCGCCGATGCAGACGACGAGTACGTCGTCACGGCCGACCTGCCGGGATACGATACCGACGACATCGAGCTGACGCTCTCGGAGGGGTCACTTCGACTCGAAGCGACCCGCGAGGAGGCCGACGAGTACGAAGGGGGGCGGTACATCCGTCGCGAGCGAACCCAGCGGTCGGTGAGCCGGCGGATCCGACTGCCAGAGCCGGTCGCCGAAGACGAGGTATCGGCGTCGTACCAGAACGGCGTGTTGACGGTCCGACTGCCGAAAGAGGCCGGCGGTGAGGACGCGACGCAGATCGACATCGACTGA
- a CDS encoding peroxiredoxin — MPRSEGEPAPTVTARNQAGEEVRLTFDEPTVLYFYPRDATPGCTTEARQFDRELETYRDAGVDVYGVSTDDVASHREFCDAEGLEFDLLADPSGDLVESFDVDRRDDAAARTTFVLADGEVQTVYERVDPDGHAREVLLDALEDGLVSLPEE; from the coding sequence ATGCCACGTTCCGAGGGAGAGCCCGCACCGACCGTGACCGCCCGAAACCAGGCCGGCGAGGAGGTGCGACTCACGTTCGACGAACCGACGGTGCTGTACTTCTACCCGCGAGACGCGACGCCGGGGTGTACGACCGAGGCGCGCCAGTTCGACCGCGAACTCGAGACCTACCGCGATGCGGGCGTCGACGTCTACGGCGTGTCGACCGACGACGTGGCGTCACACCGGGAGTTCTGCGACGCGGAGGGACTCGAGTTCGACCTGCTCGCCGATCCCAGCGGGGATCTCGTCGAGTCGTTCGACGTCGACCGCCGGGACGACGCGGCCGCGCGGACGACGTTCGTCCTCGCAGACGGCGAGGTGCAGACCGTCTACGAGCGGGTCGATCCCGACGGCCACGCTCGCGAGGTGTTACTCGACGCCCTCGAGGACGGGCTGGTGTCGCTCCCCGAGGAGTGA
- the pheA gene encoding prephenate dehydratase, whose protein sequence is MTAVTLGPEGTYSHRAARAVADEIDFRQSVTAIVDAVASGEYDRGVIPVENSIEGSVTESLDAVAEYDVAVVREIVTPIRHALLAQGPAFETVASHSQALAQCRSYLESEYPEATLEAVASTAQGVERAREDPTVAGIGHPDNAGGDLRVLAEDIQDQTSNATRFFALAPADERSEAGGKTSLVVYPNANYPGLLLELLVPFADRDINLTRVESRPSGARLGDYVFHMDVAAGLYEERTQAAIADLEEIAENGWVRRLGSYDTEHVVE, encoded by the coding sequence ATGACAGCAGTCACCCTCGGACCCGAGGGAACGTACTCCCACCGAGCGGCGCGGGCAGTGGCCGACGAGATCGACTTTCGCCAGTCGGTCACCGCGATCGTCGACGCCGTCGCGAGCGGCGAATACGATCGTGGCGTTATCCCCGTCGAGAACAGCATCGAGGGGAGCGTCACCGAGAGCTTAGACGCCGTCGCCGAGTACGACGTCGCCGTCGTCCGCGAGATCGTCACGCCGATCAGACACGCGCTGCTCGCACAGGGGCCCGCGTTCGAGACGGTCGCCAGCCACTCGCAGGCGCTCGCGCAGTGTCGGTCCTACCTCGAGTCCGAGTACCCCGAGGCCACGCTCGAGGCCGTCGCGAGTACGGCACAGGGGGTCGAACGCGCCAGGGAGGATCCGACGGTGGCGGGAATCGGCCACCCGGACAACGCCGGCGGCGACCTGCGCGTACTCGCCGAGGACATCCAGGACCAGACCTCGAACGCGACCCGGTTTTTCGCGCTCGCACCGGCCGACGAACGCTCCGAAGCCGGCGGGAAGACCTCGCTCGTCGTCTACCCCAACGCGAACTACCCCGGGCTCTTGCTCGAGTTGCTCGTCCCCTTCGCCGACCGGGACATCAACCTCACGCGCGTCGAGTCCCGTCCGAGCGGCGCACGGCTGGGCGACTACGTCTTCCACATGGACGTCGCCGCGGGGCTCTACGAGGAGCGGACGCAGGCGGCGATCGCCGACCTCGAGGAGATAGCGGAGAACGGGTGGGTGCGTCGACTCGGGTCCTACGACACCGAACACGTCGTCGAGTAA
- a CDS encoding non-histone chromosomal MC1 family protein has translation MVREDGKRNFALRSSSGEESSVFSGNTPRQAALKAARRLEPAPSEDDAEKTELRLREKGTDKVHIYDGWAWEETAPDDKPDWMPDDITEANVSKKGIEHLDE, from the coding sequence ATGGTACGTGAAGATGGTAAACGAAACTTCGCACTGCGAAGCTCGAGTGGCGAAGAGTCGAGCGTCTTCTCGGGGAACACCCCGAGACAGGCAGCACTGAAGGCGGCTCGACGTCTCGAGCCCGCGCCAAGCGAAGACGACGCAGAGAAGACCGAACTCAGGCTCCGCGAGAAGGGAACCGACAAGGTTCACATCTACGACGGCTGGGCCTGGGAGGAGACTGCACCGGACGACAAACCAGACTGGATGCCGGACGACATCACCGAGGCGAACGTCTCGAAGAAGGGTATCGAACACCTCGACGAGTAG
- a CDS encoding alpha/beta fold hydrolase, translated as MPYVQCNGADLYFEDEGTGDPIVLLHGVMAGLRFFEPQLANLSADYRPIALDFRGHGRSSKTDLGHTVPQYARDLNSFLEQRALDDVVLVGWSMGAHVAWEYLDRFGTERVRGQVVVDMSASAFEWDEYPHGSTDLARLTGLLELVQTDYDSSIEQLVESAFAEPPAGETRSLVFDELSRTPPPIKSAIVFDYTMRDYRDVLPGIDVPTLVVAGADEKWRTVAAVEDVAERLPNADFEVIEECGHCPSLEVPARFDRAITKFVESL; from the coding sequence ATGCCGTACGTACAGTGTAACGGGGCGGACCTCTACTTCGAAGACGAGGGAACGGGGGATCCGATCGTCCTCTTGCACGGAGTGATGGCCGGTCTTCGGTTCTTCGAGCCCCAGTTGGCGAACCTGTCGGCGGACTACCGGCCGATCGCACTCGACTTCAGGGGACACGGCCGATCGTCGAAGACGGACCTCGGACACACGGTACCCCAGTACGCCCGCGACCTGAACTCGTTTCTCGAGCAGCGAGCACTCGACGACGTCGTTCTCGTCGGGTGGTCGATGGGTGCACACGTCGCCTGGGAGTACCTCGACCGGTTCGGAACGGAACGGGTGCGAGGGCAGGTGGTCGTCGACATGTCGGCGTCAGCGTTCGAGTGGGACGAGTATCCGCACGGGAGCACCGATCTGGCGCGACTGACGGGGTTGCTCGAACTCGTCCAGACGGATTACGACAGTTCGATCGAGCAACTCGTCGAGTCCGCGTTCGCCGAACCGCCTGCGGGCGAGACGCGGTCGCTCGTGTTCGACGAACTCTCGCGTACGCCGCCGCCGATCAAGAGCGCGATCGTTTTCGATTACACGATGCGAGACTACCGCGACGTGCTTCCGGGGATCGACGTGCCGACGCTCGTCGTCGCCGGCGCGGACGAGAAGTGGCGAACCGTCGCGGCCGTCGAGGACGTCGCCGAACGCCTCCCAAACGCCGACTTCGAGGTCATAGAGGAGTGTGGACACTGCCCGTCTCTCGAGGTACCCGCGCGGTTCGATCGAGCGATAACGAAGTTCGTCGAGTCGTTGTGA
- a CDS encoding FAD-binding oxidoreductase — protein MATHATPVDGSTVSDLESRTRGDVLQRGDDGYDDARAVWNGMIDRRPAVVVRCAGVADVVAAVEFAREHDLLVSVKGAGHNIAGNAVCDDGLTIDLSAMRSVRVDPEAKTARVEPGATLADVDHETQAFGLATPLGINSTTGVAGLTLGGGFGWLTRKYGMTVDNLRSVDLVTADGDLAHASETENPDLFWGIRGGSGNFGIVTSFEFDLHEVGPDVLAGLVVYPHDAARDVVRHVRDVNEDAPDEMAVWVVLRKAPPLPFLPEEVHGTTVTVVVPFYAGDVADGERHLEPVREFDEPIADVVEPQPYEGFQQAFDPLLEPGARNYWKSHNFTELTDEAIDTAIEYAKNLPTPQTEIFFGQVGGAMARVPPDATAYPHRDAAYAMNVHTRWEDPADDEACVSWAREFYDEMAQYATGGVYVNFISEDAGEERRGYGQNYDRLAEIKAEYDPANLFRMNQNVEPKAPSP, from the coding sequence ATGGCGACTCACGCAACCCCGGTAGACGGTAGTACAGTCAGCGACCTCGAGTCACGCACCCGGGGCGACGTGCTCCAGCGCGGCGACGACGGGTACGACGACGCTCGAGCGGTCTGGAACGGCATGATCGATCGCCGACCAGCGGTCGTCGTTCGGTGCGCCGGCGTCGCCGACGTCGTCGCGGCGGTCGAGTTCGCCCGCGAGCACGACCTGCTGGTCTCGGTGAAAGGCGCTGGCCACAACATCGCCGGCAACGCCGTCTGCGACGACGGCCTCACGATCGATCTCTCGGCCATGCGGTCGGTTCGCGTCGACCCCGAGGCGAAGACGGCCCGCGTCGAACCCGGTGCGACGCTCGCAGACGTCGATCACGAGACGCAGGCGTTCGGCCTCGCGACGCCCCTCGGGATCAACTCGACGACGGGCGTCGCCGGGCTCACGCTGGGCGGCGGCTTCGGCTGGCTCACCCGAAAGTACGGGATGACGGTCGATAACCTGCGTTCCGTGGATCTCGTGACGGCTGACGGCGACCTCGCCCACGCGAGCGAGACGGAGAACCCCGACCTGTTCTGGGGGATCCGCGGCGGGAGTGGCAACTTCGGGATCGTCACCTCTTTCGAGTTCGACCTCCACGAGGTCGGCCCCGACGTGCTCGCGGGGCTCGTCGTCTACCCGCACGACGCGGCTCGCGACGTCGTTCGACACGTCCGGGACGTCAACGAGGACGCACCCGACGAGATGGCGGTCTGGGTGGTGCTCCGGAAGGCCCCGCCGCTCCCCTTCCTCCCCGAGGAGGTCCACGGAACTACCGTGACCGTCGTCGTCCCGTTCTACGCGGGTGACGTGGCGGACGGTGAGCGCCACCTCGAGCCCGTGCGCGAGTTCGACGAGCCGATCGCGGACGTCGTCGAACCACAGCCGTACGAGGGGTTCCAGCAGGCGTTCGACCCGCTGCTCGAGCCAGGCGCGCGCAACTACTGGAAGTCGCACAACTTCACCGAACTCACGGACGAGGCGATCGATACGGCGATCGAGTACGCAAAGAACCTCCCCACGCCCCAGACGGAGATCTTCTTCGGACAGGTCGGCGGCGCGATGGCCCGCGTCCCACCGGACGCGACCGCGTACCCCCACCGCGACGCGGCCTACGCGATGAACGTCCACACCCGGTGGGAAGACCCCGCTGACGACGAGGCCTGCGTCTCGTGGGCCCGGGAGTTCTACGACGAGATGGCCCAGTACGCGACCGGCGGCGTGTACGTGAACTTCATCAGCGAAGACGCAGGCGAGGAGCGGCGCGGCTACGGTCAGAACTACGACCGTCTGGCCGAGATCAAGGCGGAGTACGATCCGGCGAACCTGTTCCGGATGAATCAGAACGTCGAGCCGAAAGCGCCGTCGCCGTGA
- the pheT gene encoding phenylalanine--tRNA ligase subunit beta, whose amino-acid sequence MPTVDVDPDELRELTGHEEKSDDELIDDLFGLGLEFEGRTEEGTFELEFAPDRLDRLSVEGVARSLRYQYGDVRGVSVPSTNSPEWTIEVDDSVPDERPYVTGAVIRGVDLDEDALDSLIQLQEKLHATMGRQRAKGAIGIHDLTMLKGRDALRASDRSSGDGPRDGPATEGEPTIRYVGVDPDGDRFVPLDSDQEMTPAEVLENHQTGEKYADLVRDYDRYPAIYDDLGLFSFPPVINGRRTEVSTDSRELFVEMTGTDQWTIDKMLNVVCYALAARGATIEEVTVEYPDEELVRPDLSTKTKTVSHDRVETVLGIDLDPDEVIDLAERAGLEATSGENEAGEVVYEVTIPPYRVDVLHSVDVIDDLGRAYGFNELEPKYPDVGTVGGRHERSRLEDAARTQLVGLGFEDLLNFHMISEAENYERLDLEAGDDAYGAGEPATIKEPYSEDYTMLRTWVLPSLLMVLENNTHRAYPQNLAEIGFAAHVDESENTKVAERRSVGAVLAHHDAAYEDAKASLQALARNFEVDLETPPTEHPTFIDGRTAAVVIDGEEVGVIGEVHPKVLVEHDLEVPVAAFEFDLEALR is encoded by the coding sequence ATGCCAACGGTCGACGTCGACCCCGACGAACTACGCGAGCTGACCGGCCACGAGGAGAAAAGCGACGACGAACTGATCGACGACCTGTTCGGGCTCGGCCTCGAGTTCGAGGGCCGAACCGAGGAGGGGACGTTCGAACTCGAGTTCGCCCCCGACCGGCTCGACCGGCTCTCGGTGGAGGGGGTCGCCCGGTCGCTGCGTTACCAGTACGGCGACGTCCGCGGCGTCTCCGTGCCGTCGACGAATTCGCCGGAGTGGACGATCGAGGTCGACGACTCGGTCCCCGACGAACGGCCGTACGTCACGGGTGCCGTGATTCGGGGCGTCGACCTCGACGAGGACGCCCTGGACTCGCTCATCCAGCTACAGGAGAAACTGCACGCGACGATGGGCCGCCAGCGCGCGAAAGGGGCGATCGGGATCCACGACCTGACGATGCTGAAGGGGCGCGATGCGCTACGCGCATCGGATCGGTCGAGTGGCGACGGGCCGCGAGACGGTCCCGCCACGGAGGGCGAGCCGACGATCCGCTACGTCGGCGTCGACCCCGACGGCGACCGGTTCGTTCCGCTCGATTCGGACCAGGAGATGACGCCGGCGGAGGTCCTAGAGAACCACCAGACCGGCGAGAAGTACGCCGATCTCGTGCGCGATTACGACCGCTATCCGGCGATCTACGACGACCTCGGGCTGTTCTCGTTCCCGCCGGTGATCAACGGCCGCCGGACCGAGGTGTCGACCGACTCCCGGGAGCTGTTCGTCGAGATGACCGGCACCGACCAGTGGACGATCGACAAGATGCTGAACGTCGTCTGCTACGCGCTGGCCGCCCGCGGGGCGACGATCGAGGAGGTGACGGTCGAGTATCCGGACGAGGAACTCGTCCGTCCCGACCTCTCGACGAAGACCAAGACCGTCTCCCACGACCGCGTCGAGACGGTCCTCGGGATCGACCTCGACCCGGATGAGGTGATCGACCTCGCCGAGCGTGCGGGACTCGAGGCGACGAGCGGTGAGAACGAGGCAGGGGAGGTCGTCTACGAGGTGACGATCCCGCCGTACCGCGTCGACGTCCTCCACTCCGTCGACGTGATCGACGACCTCGGGCGCGCCTACGGCTTCAACGAACTCGAGCCGAAGTATCCCGACGTGGGCACCGTCGGCGGCCGCCACGAGCGCAGCCGGCTCGAGGACGCCGCGCGGACGCAACTCGTCGGCCTCGGCTTCGAGGACCTGCTGAACTTCCACATGATCAGCGAGGCGGAGAACTACGAGCGCCTCGACCTCGAGGCGGGCGACGACGCCTACGGCGCGGGCGAACCGGCGACGATCAAAGAGCCCTACAGCGAGGACTACACCATGCTCCGGACCTGGGTCCTCCCGTCGCTCTTGATGGTCCTCGAGAACAACACCCACCGGGCGTACCCGCAGAACCTCGCCGAGATCGGCTTCGCGGCCCACGTCGACGAGAGCGAGAACACGAAGGTCGCGGAACGCCGCAGCGTCGGGGCGGTCCTCGCCCACCACGACGCCGCCTACGAGGACGCCAAGGCCAGCCTGCAGGCGCTCGCGCGGAACTTCGAGGTCGACCTCGAGACGCCCCCGACGGAGCACCCGACGTTCATCGACGGCCGTACCGCCGCCGTCGTGATCGATGGCGAGGAGGTCGGCGTGATCGGCGAGGTCCACCCGAAGGTGCTCGTCGAACACGACCTCGAGGTGCCCGTCGCCGCGTTCGAGTTCGACCTCGAGGCGCTTCGCTGA
- a CDS encoding phenylalanine--tRNA ligase subunit alpha, whose translation MQLPHAQAAVVETASADEAQSVDDLAAATDLPPETVTGAAFELEEKGLVAVDERVDETTVQTDEGREYVDEGLPEVRLYEAAVAAGADDDPAPMGQVIGASGLEGPQVDIALSNYARKGYGAIESGEITADPDADPDADPEAEALAALAESDDASGLGDDVVDQLERRDLVERRETTVREVTLTERGVTELMAGIETAETVGQVTPELLTSGEWEDVEFAEYNVEADAERVDGGKVHILRQTAERVKDVLVGMGFQEMEGPHVDADFWINDCLFMPQDHPARTHWDRFALENPTEIDHLPADLVERVERAHREGVGEDGEGYHSPWDEDFARALALRGHTTSLSARYLSGEEIGELEPPQRFFSVEKVYRNDTLDPTHLLEFFQIEGWVMAEDLSVRDLMGTFEEFYAQFGITDIEFKPHYNPYTEPSFELFGTHPTTGELVEIGNSGIFRPEMLEPLGVDCDVMAWGLALERLLMLMYGFEDIRDIHGTLCDLQLLRDTEVTY comes from the coding sequence ATGCAACTGCCACACGCACAGGCTGCGGTCGTCGAGACCGCAAGCGCAGACGAGGCACAGTCCGTCGACGACCTCGCTGCGGCGACCGACCTTCCGCCCGAGACCGTCACCGGGGCGGCGTTCGAACTCGAGGAGAAGGGGCTGGTTGCCGTAGACGAGCGAGTCGACGAAACCACGGTACAGACCGACGAGGGGCGCGAGTACGTCGACGAGGGACTCCCCGAAGTGCGCCTCTACGAGGCCGCCGTCGCGGCCGGCGCAGACGACGACCCCGCGCCGATGGGACAGGTCATCGGCGCGTCGGGTCTCGAGGGGCCGCAGGTCGACATCGCGCTGTCGAACTACGCCCGGAAGGGGTACGGCGCGATCGAGAGCGGCGAGATCACCGCCGATCCGGACGCCGACCCGGACGCCGACCCAGAGGCGGAGGCGCTGGCGGCCCTCGCCGAGAGCGACGACGCGAGCGGCCTCGGCGACGACGTCGTGGACCAACTCGAGCGCCGCGACCTCGTCGAGCGCCGCGAGACGACCGTCCGCGAGGTGACGCTGACCGAGCGAGGCGTCACGGAGCTGATGGCGGGCATCGAGACCGCCGAGACGGTCGGCCAGGTGACGCCCGAACTGCTCACGAGCGGCGAGTGGGAGGACGTCGAGTTCGCCGAGTACAACGTCGAGGCCGACGCGGAGCGCGTCGACGGCGGCAAGGTCCACATCCTGCGCCAGACCGCCGAACGGGTCAAAGACGTGCTGGTCGGGATGGGCTTCCAGGAGATGGAAGGCCCCCACGTCGACGCGGACTTCTGGATCAACGACTGCCTGTTCATGCCCCAGGACCACCCCGCGCGCACCCACTGGGACCGATTCGCCCTCGAGAACCCGACCGAGATCGACCACCTTCCGGCGGACCTCGTCGAGCGCGTCGAGCGCGCCCACCGCGAGGGCGTCGGCGAGGACGGCGAGGGGTACCACTCCCCCTGGGACGAGGACTTCGCCCGCGCGCTCGCGCTGCGTGGCCACACCACCTCGCTGTCGGCGCGCTACCTCTCGGGCGAGGAGATCGGCGAGCTAGAGCCGCCCCAGCGCTTTTTCAGCGTCGAGAAGGTGTACCGAAACGACACGCTCGACCCGACGCACCTGCTCGAGTTCTTCCAGATCGAAGGCTGGGTGATGGCCGAGGACCTCTCGGTCCGGGACCTGATGGGCACCTTCGAGGAGTTCTACGCCCAGTTCGGGATCACGGACATCGAGTTCAAACCCCACTACAACCCCTACACGGAGCCGTCGTTCGAACTCTTCGGGACGCACCCGACGACCGGCGAACTCGTCGAGATCGGCAACTCCGGGATCTTCCGGCCGGAGATGCTCGAGCCCCTCGGGGTGGACTGTGACGTGATGGCCTGGGGGCTCGCTCTCGAACGGCTGCTCATGCTGATGTACGGTTTCGAGGACATTCGCGACATCCACGGAACGCTGTGTGACCTACAGCTGCTGCGGGATACGGAGGTGACCTACTGA